From the Ciona intestinalis chromosome 2, KH, whole genome shotgun sequence genome, one window contains:
- the LOC113473988 gene encoding uncharacterized protein LOC113473988 isoform X1, translating into MESKGGQRRALFSLQNLAGSIDTNIPLLEERSRSRFSCTKSAESLTELKNVANEFKSVKNECKKQLTNQKIDESVMGQMLVCSRESLKLAQTICDQLSNKLSSRGYVPPQNPTTEFTNSQSDEDIKVLPSSNECNAVAVESNAVTTDNSAPEENKKRTCTMSPQQPLLLRGDQGKNGWRSPSLPNLCLNNGNGDGAPAKPQMFFDSIASPEQPKLNEVSVAMTKNFAEEKENENKFVKPQTYFNSIATPETPRLKDFTKYHPAVNTATPDQEKFVLYSRKSLGNYAEQYQSPDTPDITINHMNTKKNVTKSSDAAYADSPDMQGLARLNLLLPETSKFFQHLRYNEKPVIESPVMPDFSVSQLQGRDSNSSCRRSSDWIDPEQFEELPPDTKRLFSLELVNSALDSIRIHMKTTGAQRLSAKNIEEATGLGGKTKSCLLVLTSLKLVHKIPGTQLYEVDM; encoded by the exons ATGGAAAGTAAAGGAGGACAAAGAAGAGCTTTGTTTTCGTTGCAAAACTTAGCTGGTAGTATAGATACCAATATTCCATTGCTGGAAGAAAGATCCAGAAGTAGATTCTCATGTACAAAGTCTGCTGAAAGCCTTACTGAGCTGAAGAATGTTGCCAATGAATTTAAATCAGTAAAG aatgaatgtaaaaagcAGTTAACAAATCAAAAGATTGATGAATCGGTGATGGGCCAAATGTTGGTGTGCAGTCGTGAATCACTTAAGTTGGCTCAAACTATCTGTGATCAATTATCCAACAAGTTATCAAGCAGGGGTTATGTTCCACCACAAAATCCAACAACTGAGTTTACCAACTCACAATCTG ACGAGgatattaaagttttacctTCAAGCAATGAATGTAATGCTGTGGCTGTTGAAAGCAATGCGGTCACAACGGATAATTCAGCACcagaagaaaataaaaaaagaa CTTGTACTATGAGTCCACAGCAACCGTTGCTTCTTCGTGGTGACCAGGGGAAAAATGGATGGAGATCTCCTTCTTTACCCaacttgtgtttaaacaatggaAATGGAG ATGGTGCACCTGCCAAACCTCAGATGTTTTTCGACAGTATAGCTTCACCTGAACAACCAAAGTTAAACGAAGTTTCTGTTGCTATGACAAAGAATTTTG CAGAAGAAaaggaaaatgaaaacaagttTGTCAAACCACAGACATATTTCAATAGCATTGCAACACCTGAAACTCCAAGACTGAAAGACTTTACCAAATACCATCCAGCAG tgaATACAGCCACTCCTGACCaagaaaagtttgttttgtattctcGGAAGAGCCTCGGTAATTATGCAGAGCAG taCCAAAGTCCAGACACCCCAGACATCACCATAAACCATATGAACACCaagaaaaatgttacaaaaagtTCAGATGCG GCATATGCGGATTCTCCTGATATGCAAGGGCTTGCCAGACTCAACCTACTCCTGCCAGAAACATCAAAATTTTTTCAACATCTTC GTTATAATGAAAAACCCGTCATCGAGTCACCAGTGATGCCAGATTTTAGTGTTTCCCAACTTCAAGGCAGAGACTCCAATTCcag TTGCAGACGGTCAAGCGACTGGATTGATCCTGAACAATTTGAGGAACTTCCACCAGACACAAAGCGACTATTCTCACTTGAGCTTGTTAACTCAGCCTTGGATAGTATTAGGATTCATATGAAAACAAC TGGTGCACAGAGGTTAAGTGCCAAAAACATAGAAGAGGCAACTGGTCTTGGGGGGAAAACAAAAAGCTGCCTCCTTGTCCTGACTTCACTTAAACTGGTTCATAAGATACCTGGAACTCAGCTGTATGAAGTtgatatgtaa
- the LOC113473988 gene encoding uncharacterized protein LOC113473988 isoform X2: MESKGGQRRALFSLQNLAGSIDTNIPLLEERSRSRFSCTKSAESLTELKNVANEFKSVKNECKKQLTNQKIDESVMGQMLVCSRESLKLAQTICDQLSNKLSSRGYVPPQNPTTEFTNSQSDEDIKVLPSSNECNAVAVESNAVTTDNSAPEENKKRTCTMSPQQPLLLRGDQGKNGWRSPSLPNLCLNNGNGDGAPAKPQMFFDSIASPEQPKLNEVSVAMTKNFAEEKENENKFVKPQTYFNSIATPETPRLKDFTKYHPAATPDQEKFVLYSRKSLGNYAEQYQSPDTPDITINHMNTKKNVTKSSDAAYADSPDMQGLARLNLLLPETSKFFQHLRYNEKPVIESPVMPDFSVSQLQGRDSNSSCRRSSDWIDPEQFEELPPDTKRLFSLELVNSALDSIRIHMKTTGAQRLSAKNIEEATGLGGKTKSCLLVLTSLKLVHKIPGTQLYEVDM; the protein is encoded by the exons ATGGAAAGTAAAGGAGGACAAAGAAGAGCTTTGTTTTCGTTGCAAAACTTAGCTGGTAGTATAGATACCAATATTCCATTGCTGGAAGAAAGATCCAGAAGTAGATTCTCATGTACAAAGTCTGCTGAAAGCCTTACTGAGCTGAAGAATGTTGCCAATGAATTTAAATCAGTAAAG aatgaatgtaaaaagcAGTTAACAAATCAAAAGATTGATGAATCGGTGATGGGCCAAATGTTGGTGTGCAGTCGTGAATCACTTAAGTTGGCTCAAACTATCTGTGATCAATTATCCAACAAGTTATCAAGCAGGGGTTATGTTCCACCACAAAATCCAACAACTGAGTTTACCAACTCACAATCTG ACGAGgatattaaagttttacctTCAAGCAATGAATGTAATGCTGTGGCTGTTGAAAGCAATGCGGTCACAACGGATAATTCAGCACcagaagaaaataaaaaaagaa CTTGTACTATGAGTCCACAGCAACCGTTGCTTCTTCGTGGTGACCAGGGGAAAAATGGATGGAGATCTCCTTCTTTACCCaacttgtgtttaaacaatggaAATGGAG ATGGTGCACCTGCCAAACCTCAGATGTTTTTCGACAGTATAGCTTCACCTGAACAACCAAAGTTAAACGAAGTTTCTGTTGCTATGACAAAGAATTTTG CAGAAGAAaaggaaaatgaaaacaagttTGTCAAACCACAGACATATTTCAATAGCATTGCAACACCTGAAACTCCAAGACTGAAAGACTTTACCAAATACCATCCAGCAG CCACTCCTGACCaagaaaagtttgttttgtattctcGGAAGAGCCTCGGTAATTATGCAGAGCAG taCCAAAGTCCAGACACCCCAGACATCACCATAAACCATATGAACACCaagaaaaatgttacaaaaagtTCAGATGCG GCATATGCGGATTCTCCTGATATGCAAGGGCTTGCCAGACTCAACCTACTCCTGCCAGAAACATCAAAATTTTTTCAACATCTTC GTTATAATGAAAAACCCGTCATCGAGTCACCAGTGATGCCAGATTTTAGTGTTTCCCAACTTCAAGGCAGAGACTCCAATTCcag TTGCAGACGGTCAAGCGACTGGATTGATCCTGAACAATTTGAGGAACTTCCACCAGACACAAAGCGACTATTCTCACTTGAGCTTGTTAACTCAGCCTTGGATAGTATTAGGATTCATATGAAAACAAC TGGTGCACAGAGGTTAAGTGCCAAAAACATAGAAGAGGCAACTGGTCTTGGGGGGAAAACAAAAAGCTGCCTCCTTGTCCTGACTTCACTTAAACTGGTTCATAAGATACCTGGAACTCAGCTGTATGAAGTtgatatgtaa
- the LOC100176798 gene encoding transmembrane protein 144 isoform X1, whose amino-acid sequence MVNLRASTFWCLYVGCGALLTVSADAQHVRFEALQTTTGVVSTAASGNTTAAPPSPTASWPGYVGAVVAIILFGSNFVPVKKFETGDGMFFQWVLCAAIWIAGLVTNCITNFPTFYPLAMLGGFLWATGNICVVPIIKTIGLGLGMLIWGSFNLLSGWASGRFGWFGLHPEVPNKPTMNYIAIAFAMLSAVIWLFVKSEGSQQQIINECEDALLSGEEEDRSSEEEDVVGRSWVDGMSPLRRRIIGCGLSVFSGTLYGLSFTPVIYIKDNYPGASKTDVHYVFAHFCGIFATSTLYFAIYCAFKKNKPEVFPSAILPGLISGGMWAIADIGWFAANQYLSEAVSFPIITTGPGIIASLWGIFVFKEVRGVRNFIIMAVAYCFTITGAVLAGFSKS is encoded by the exons ATGGTAAACCTGCGTGCTTCAACATTTTGGTGTTTATACGTTGGTTGTGGTGCTTTGCTTACGGTTTCAGCAG ATGCTCAGCACGTAAGGTTTGAAGCATTGCAAACAACTACTGGTGTAGTTTCAACTGCTGCATCAGGTAACACAACTGCTGCTCCTCCAT CTCCTACAGCGAGCTGGCCTGGATATGTAGGTGCTGTAGTTGCTATCATCTTGTTTGGAAGTAATTTTGTTCctgttaaaaagtttgaaactGGAGATG GAATGTTTTTCCAATGGGTTTTATGTGCAGCTATATGGATTGCAGGTTTGGTGACAAACTGTATCACAAATTTTCCAACGTTTTATCCTCTTGCAATGCTTGGag GATTTTTATGGGCAACTGGGAATATATGTGTGGTACCCATCATCAAAACAATTGGATTGGGTCTCGGAATGTTGATTTGGGGTTCATTTAACCTCCTGTCTGGTTGGGCCAGTGGCAG GTTTGGGTGGTTTGGTCTTCATCCTGAAGTTCCCAACAAGCCGACGATGAATTATATTGCGATTGCTTTTGCAATGCTCAG CGCTGTTATTTGGCTGTTTGTTAAATCAGAAGGTAGCCAACAACAGATCATCAATGAGTGTGAAGATGCTCTGTTATCCGGC GAAGAAGAAGATAGAAGTTCAGAGGAAGAAGATGTTGTTGGAAGATCGTGGGTGGATGGGATGTCTCCACTTCGCAGGAGAATAAT AGGTTGTGGGTTATCGGTGTTTTCTGGTACTTTGTACGGACTCAGCTTCACTCCAGTTATTTACATAAAAGACAACTATCCTGGTGCTTCTAAAACAG ATGTACATTACGTGTTTGCACACTTCTGTGGTATATTTGCCACCAGCACTCTATATTTTGCAATATACTGCGCGTTTAAAAAGAATAAGCCAGAG GTTTTCCCATCTGCAATTTTACCAGGTCTGATATCAGGGGGAATGTGGGCCATTGCTGACATTGGTTGGTTTGCTGCTAACCAATATCTATCGGAAGCTGTCAGTTTTCCCATCATCACCACAGGGCCTGGCATCATTGCATCATTGTGGGGAATCTTTGTGTTTAAAGAAGTTAGG GGTGTGCGTAACTTTATCATCATGGCTGTTGCATATTGCTTTACCATTACTGGTGCTGTGTTAGCCGGTTTCTCCAAAAGTTAA
- the LOC100176798 gene encoding transmembrane protein 144 isoform X2, whose translation MVNLRASTFWCLYVGCGALLTVSADAQHVRFEALQTTTGVVSTAASGNTTAAPPSPTASWPGYVGAVVAIILFGSNFVPVKKFETGDGMFFQWVLCAAIWIAGLVTNCITNFPTFYPLAMLGGFLWATGNICVVPIIKTIGLGLGMLIWGSFNLLSGWASGRFGWFGLHPEVPNKPTMNYIAIAFAMLSAVIWLFVKSEGSQQQIINECEDALLSGEEEDRSSEEEDVVGRSWVDGMSPLRRRIIGCGLSVFSGTLYGLSFTPVIYIKDNYPGASKTDVHYVFAHFCGIFATSTLYFAIYCAFKKNKPEVFPSAILPGLISGGMWAIADIGWFAANQYLSEAVSFPIITTGPGIIASLWGIFVFKEVRGVRNFIIMAVAYCFTITGAVLAGFSKS comes from the exons ATGGTAAACCTGCGTGCTTCAACATTTTGGTGTTTATACGTTGGTTGTGGTGCTTTGCTTACGGTTTCAGCAG ATGCTCAGCACGTAAGGTTTGAAGCATTGCAAACAACTACTGGTGTAGTTTCAACTGCTGCATCAGGTAACACAACTGCTGCTCCTCCAT CTCCTACAGCGAGCTGGCCTGGATATGTAGGTGCTGTAGTTGCTATCATCTTGTTTGGAAGTAATTTTGTTCctgttaaaaagtttgaaactGGAGATG GAATGTTTTTCCAATGGGTTTTATGTGCAGCTATATGGATTGCAGGTTTGGTGACAAACTGTATCACAAATTTTCCAACGTTTTATCCTCTTGCAATGCTTGGag GATTTTTATGGGCAACTGGGAATATATGTGTGGTACCCATCATCAAAACAATTGGATTGGGTCTCGGAATGTTGATTTGGGGTTCATTTAACCTCCTGTCTGGTTGGGCCAGTGGCAG GTTTGGGTGGTTTGGTCTTCATCCTGAAGTTCCCAACAAGCCGACGATGAATTATATTGCGATTGCTTTTGCAATGCTCAG CGCTGTTATTTGGCTGTTTGTTAAATCAGAAGGTAGCCAACAACAGATCATCAATGAGTGTGAAGATGCTCTGTTATCCGGC GAAGAAGAAGATAGAAGTTCAGAGGAAGAAGATGTTGTTGGAAGATCGTGGGTGGATGGGATGTCTCCACTTCGCAGGAGAATAAT AGGTTGTGGGTTATCAGTGTTTTCTGGTACTTTGTACGGACTTAGCTTCACTCCAGTTATTTACATAAAAGACAACTATCCTGGTGCTTCTAAAACAG ATGTACATTACGTGTTTGCACACTTCTGTGGTATATTTGCCACCAGCACTCTATATTTTGCAATATACTGCGCGTTTAAAAAGAATAAGCCAGAG GTTTTCCCATCTGCAATTTTACCAGGTCTGATATCAGGGGGAATGTGGGCCATTGCTGACATTGGTTGGTTTGCTGCTAACCAATATCTATCGGAAGCTGTCAGTTTTCCCATCATCACCACAGGGCCTGGCATCATTGCATCATTGTGGGGAATCTTTGTGTTTAAAGAAGTTAGG GGTGTGCGTAACTTTATCATCATGGCTGTTGCATATTGCTTTACCATTACTGGTGCTGTGTTAGCCGGTTTCTCCAAAAGTTAA
- the LOC108951043 gene encoding kinesin-like protein KIFC3: MNADGTLFVQRLSIIPVTDLNAVNRLFEFGRSNRATASTNMNEHSSRSHAVLMVTVTGKNKTTGLETIGKLNLIDLAGSERVSKSGASGDRLKEAQNINRSLSALGDVIHSLRNKQSHVPFRNSKLTYLLQDSLSKDSKTLMVVQVSPVEKNVSETVCSLSFAQRVRLVELGQASKKTKS; encoded by the exons ATGAATGCtgacgggacactttttgtGCAGCGACTCAGCATTATTCCGGTGACAGATTTGAATGCTGTCAACAGA TTATTTGAATTTGGACGATCCAATCGTGCGACAGCGAGCACGAACATGAACGAACACTCGTCACGCTCACACGCTGTGCTCATGGTAACAGTCACtgggaaaaacaaaaccactGGTCTTGAAACAATAG GAAAACTGAACCTGATTGACCTTGCTGGTTCAGAGCGCGTTTCTAAGAGTGGAGCATCAGGAGATAGATTAAAAGAGGCTCAAAATATTAACAGAAGTTTATCAGCACTTGGTGATGTTATTCACTCTCTGagaaacaagcagagccatgTTCCATTCCGTAACTCAAAGCTCACTTACCTGCTACAAGATTCATTGA GTAAAGACAGCAAGACACTGATGGTTGTTCAAGTTTCCCCAGTTGAGAAGAACGTCAGTGAAACTGTTTGTTCTCTTTCCTTTGCACAACGTGTGAGGCTTGTCGAGCTTGGACAAGCTTCAAAGAAAACCAAATCATAA